The Desulfovibrio litoralis DSM 11393 genome includes a window with the following:
- a CDS encoding adenylosuccinate synthase has translation MSNLVIIGTQWGDEGKGKIVDLLTHDVNSIVRFHGGNNAGHTVIVGDKKYVLHLIPSGILHAGKQCLIGNGVVLDPAALCIEIDELAAQGICVTPSNLKISYKTHIIMPYHKVVDQAREAHKAGNKIGTTGRGIGPCYEDKASRIGIRATDLADEKLLKDKIVKALEEKNILLKNLYNQPPLDPQAVLDEVLPFAKRLVPFLADVSTELDNCFKKGGKVMFEGAQGVHLDIDHGTYPFVTSSNSVAGAAAVGAGTSPQKLERVVGIVKAYTTRVGAGPFPTELDDKVGEHLQQVGHEYGATTGRKRRCGWFDAVIVRESARLCGLTELAFTKLDVLSGLETLKICTSYEYQGKTINYPPQIENALAQVSPVYESMPGWNEDITKAKKWSELPINAQNYIKRLEELIGVKASMVSVGPERDETIILGN, from the coding sequence ATGTCAAATTTGGTGATTATAGGAACTCAGTGGGGTGATGAGGGTAAGGGAAAAATCGTTGACCTTTTAACTCATGACGTTAACAGCATAGTTCGCTTTCATGGTGGCAATAATGCGGGCCATACTGTTATTGTTGGTGATAAGAAATATGTCTTACACCTTATTCCTTCCGGTATTTTACATGCAGGGAAACAGTGTCTTATCGGTAACGGAGTTGTGCTTGACCCTGCGGCTTTGTGTATTGAAATAGATGAACTGGCGGCTCAAGGTATTTGCGTTACCCCAAGTAATCTTAAAATCAGCTATAAAACCCATATTATCATGCCTTATCATAAAGTTGTCGATCAGGCACGCGAAGCTCATAAAGCCGGGAACAAAATAGGAACAACAGGACGCGGAATTGGTCCTTGTTACGAAGATAAAGCCTCTCGCATAGGTATCAGAGCAACAGACTTGGCAGACGAAAAACTCTTGAAAGACAAAATAGTTAAAGCTTTGGAAGAAAAAAATATTTTATTAAAAAATTTGTATAATCAGCCTCCGCTTGATCCGCAAGCTGTTTTAGACGAAGTTTTACCTTTTGCGAAACGTTTGGTTCCGTTTTTGGCAGATGTTAGCACAGAGCTAGATAACTGCTTTAAAAAAGGTGGCAAGGTGATGTTTGAAGGTGCTCAAGGTGTGCATCTTGATATTGACCACGGAACTTATCCTTTTGTTACTTCTTCTAACTCTGTTGCCGGAGCCGCGGCTGTTGGTGCCGGAACTTCGCCTCAAAAACTTGAGAGAGTTGTGGGAATAGTTAAGGCTTATACGACCAGAGTCGGAGCCGGTCCTTTCCCCACCGAATTAGACGATAAGGTCGGAGAACACTTGCAACAAGTCGGGCATGAATACGGAGCAACCACGGGACGCAAAAGACGTTGCGGTTGGTTTGACGCTGTGATTGTCAGGGAATCTGCACGTTTATGTGGTTTAACCGAACTTGCCTTTACTAAGCTTGATGTTTTGAGCGGTTTAGAAACCTTAAAAATTTGTACTTCTTATGAATATCAAGGAAAAACAATAAATTATCCTCCTCAAATAGAAAACGCACTCGCTCAAGTTTCACCTGTTTACGAAAGCATGCCGGGTTGGAACGAAGATATTACAAAGGCGAAAAAGTGGAGTGAGTTACCGATAAATGCCCAAAATTATATTAAGCGTTTAGAGGAATTGATAGGAGTAAAAGCCTCAATGGTCTCTGTCGGTCCGGAGAGAGATGAAACGATTATTTTAGGTAATTAG